The Carassius carassius chromosome 2, fCarCar2.1, whole genome shotgun sequence genome has a segment encoding these proteins:
- the LOC132098816 gene encoding leukotriene B4 receptor 1-like, with protein MLTHGDSSLNSTSWTTADLFSSGLMGLCFLVGIPGNIAVIIFIVRHFKKDNFTVHLMLNLAAADILCLITLPVWIYSDLESIDQVTCKFFMALVYCSAYSSVITVTMLSLYRCLRIRHPHSQLWTMMSKRRERALLISTWALALLFSCPGVLTQEISQRESRMECERNLESDARSIIALLESLLGFFLPFTIMLTSYYFLYKTATQGAFRHRTTKLVTRIVIVFFIFWAPYEIIKLEKICSFFLGSKPVPSSARHFAGTFTFINSCVDPFLYAFSSKSLHKRKQPKEPMVTKGSQHLPKDHSILHSSEQLTS; from the coding sequence ATGCTGACCCACGGAGACTCCAGTTTAAACTCCACCAGCTGGACTACAGCTGACCTGTTCAGCAGTGGTCTGATGGGTCTCTGCTTCTTGGTTGGAATCCCTGGTAATATTGCAGTAATTATTTTCATAGTTCGGCATTTCAAAAAGGACAATTTCACCGTTCATCTGATGCTGAATCTGGCAGCTGCGGACATCTTGTGTTTGATAACCCTGCCCGTGTGGATCTACAGTGACCTAGAGAGCATTGACCAAGTAACCTGCAAGTTTTTCATGGCACTCGTCTACTGCAGCGCATACTCAAGTGTGATAACAGTGACTATGCTGAGTTTGTATCGTTGTTTACGGATTCGACATCCACATTCACAGTTGTGGACCATGATGagcaagagaagagagagagcacTGCTGATCAGCACTTGGGCTCTGGCGCTGCTTTTCTCTTGTCCTGGTGTACTTACACAAGAGATCAGTCAAAGGGAATCCAGAATGGAGTGTGAAAGAAACCTGGAGTCAGATGCCAGAAGTATTATTGCTCTACTGGAGTCATTGCTTGGATTCTTTCTTCCTTTCACAATTATGCTGACTTCATATTATTTCTTATACAAAACAGCCACACAGGGAGCATTCAGACACAGAACAACTAAACTGGTCACACGGATTGTCAtagttttcttcattttttggGCTCCGTACGAAATAATCAAATTagaaaaaatctgttctttttttttaggatCAAAGCCAGTTCCCTCTTCAGCCAGACACTTTGCTGGAACTTTTACATTCATCAACAGTTGTGTGGATCCATTCCTCTATGCTTTTTCCTCAAAGAGTTTACATAAACGCAAACAGCCAAAGGAGCCCATGGTCACTAAAGGCTCACAACATTTACCGAAGGATCATTCCATACTTCATAGTAGTGAACAGCTCACTAGTTAA